A portion of the Paenibacillus hamazuiensis genome contains these proteins:
- a CDS encoding ABC transporter ATP-binding protein: protein MSIDLIRITKHFGNVHALRSVDLSIADGEFVAVLGPSGCGKTTLLRLLAGFEQPTEGEIYFGGTLAAGKGVSLPPEKRKIGMVFQAFALWPHMNVMEHVLFPLRHHKETPPALRENAKQRALQVLRMVGLSDFAKRMPHELSGGQKQRVAIARAIAAEPALLLMDEPLSSLDAMLRMDMRREIQSIHRHTGTAVVYVTHDQGEALAMADRIVVMKDGAIEQVGSPEQIYGRPETEFVAKFVAKANLVPGRWNGHFFFPHGSAGEALWDGTEVAEYFKTCGLFPVRPDQLALLQPDRPGIPGKVVNVQFQGKEYHYHIESAGGVWEAHSALRFRIDEHVSLIVGGLPG from the coding sequence ATGAGTATCGATCTGATTCGGATAACAAAACATTTTGGAAACGTTCATGCGTTACGGTCCGTCGATTTGTCGATAGCGGACGGGGAATTCGTCGCCGTCCTCGGGCCGTCAGGCTGCGGGAAAACGACGCTGCTCCGATTGCTTGCCGGTTTCGAGCAGCCTACGGAAGGCGAAATTTATTTCGGCGGAACTCTTGCTGCGGGCAAAGGGGTAAGCCTGCCTCCGGAAAAACGGAAAATCGGCATGGTGTTTCAGGCTTTTGCGTTATGGCCGCATATGAACGTGATGGAGCATGTGCTGTTTCCGCTCCGCCATCACAAGGAAACCCCGCCCGCCTTAAGGGAGAATGCGAAGCAAAGAGCTTTGCAGGTGCTCCGGATGGTCGGTTTAAGCGATTTTGCGAAGCGGATGCCTCATGAGCTGTCCGGCGGACAAAAGCAGCGCGTCGCCATCGCCAGGGCGATTGCCGCCGAGCCCGCCCTGCTTTTGATGGATGAACCGCTCAGCAGCCTGGATGCGATGCTGCGCATGGATATGCGCCGGGAAATTCAGTCGATTCACCGGCACACGGGAACAGCCGTCGTTTACGTCACGCATGATCAGGGCGAGGCGCTCGCTATGGCCGACCGGATCGTGGTCATGAAGGATGGCGCCATCGAGCAGGTCGGTTCCCCGGAGCAAATTTACGGCAGGCCGGAAACGGAATTCGTCGCCAAATTTGTGGCGAAAGCCAATTTGGTTCCCGGCCGGTGGAACGGTCATTTCTTTTTCCCGCATGGATCAGCCGGGGAAGCTCTATGGGACGGGACGGAGGTGGCCGAATATTTTAAAACGTGCGGATTGTTTCCGGTAAGACCGGATCAGCTTGCGCTTCTCCAGCCCGATCGGCCGGGGATTCCAGGCAAGGTGGTCAACGTCCAGTTTCAAGGGAAGGAGTATCATTACCACATTGAATCTGCGGGCGGTGTATGGGAAGCGCATTCCGCGCTGCGTTTTCGCATCGATGAACATGTTTCGCTAATCGTCGGAGGTTTGCCCGGTTGA
- a CDS encoding stalk domain-containing protein, with translation MSGSALAKPENGGGAEKAATAATVKAPEKEKEVKSGTDTQATVTSSTYEDKGKNGFKGLLNAIENVKDKPAGAVIADLLLSKYGSKLSDEQKAELEALNEKDAALSAAADLLDKQGSVTDAVYVQKEAIKANIKNIDSYKKLGKLYEKLGKNGVQLYVNGDEPSMEVRPFIRDGNTLVPFRAISEALKAEVSWNADERSVTVTRDGISVKLFIDSKTAYVNGQEVTLEVPAAIENGSTVVPVRFVSEALKAVVKWEDETKSVIIYEEQ, from the coding sequence ATGAGCGGTTCGGCATTGGCTAAGCCGGAGAACGGGGGAGGCGCTGAAAAAGCGGCAACGGCGGCAACGGTCAAAGCTCCGGAGAAGGAAAAAGAAGTTAAATCGGGGACAGATACGCAAGCGACCGTTACATCCAGTACATACGAGGACAAGGGCAAAAACGGATTCAAAGGTCTTTTGAATGCTATTGAAAATGTGAAGGACAAGCCGGCGGGAGCGGTGATTGCCGACCTGCTCCTGAGCAAATACGGCAGCAAGCTCAGCGATGAGCAAAAGGCGGAATTGGAAGCATTGAACGAAAAGGACGCGGCCCTGTCCGCGGCGGCAGATTTGCTGGACAAGCAGGGAAGCGTGACCGATGCGGTGTATGTGCAGAAGGAAGCGATCAAAGCGAATATTAAAAACATCGATTCCTACAAAAAGCTTGGCAAGCTGTATGAAAAACTCGGCAAAAACGGCGTGCAGCTGTACGTCAACGGCGACGAACCTTCCATGGAAGTTCGGCCTTTCATCCGCGACGGCAATACGCTGGTGCCTTTTCGCGCTATCTCCGAGGCATTAAAAGCGGAAGTGAGCTGGAACGCGGATGAACGATCCGTAACGGTCACCCGCGACGGCATTTCGGTGAAGCTGTTTATCGACAGCAAAACGGCTTATGTCAACGGACAAGAGGTGACGCTTGAAGTGCCGGCGGCCATCGAGAACGGCAGCACGGTAGTGCCGGTCCGATTCGTCAGCGAAGCGCTGAAAGCGGTTGTAAAATGGGAAGACGAGACGAAATCGGTTATCATTTACGAAGAACAATAG
- the cysK gene encoding cysteine synthase A gives MASVAQNLTDLIGNTPLLQLNNYMKSHLLEARLLAKLEYFNPAGSVKDRIGFAMIKDAEEKGLLHKNSVIIEPTSGNTGVGLAFAAAALGYRLIITLPDTFSIERRKLLVALGAELVLTPGNEGMRGAIRKAEELAGQIPGAFIPQQFSNPANPDIHRRTTAEEIWRDTDGEVDIFVGGVGTGGTVTGVGSVLKERKPKVEVVAVEPHDSPVLSGGQPGPHKIQGIGAGFVPPVFDRSVVDEIVQVKNEDAFDTSRKLARTEGLLVGISSGAAVFAAVQIARRPENKGKTIVVLLPDTGERYLSTPLFQEG, from the coding sequence ATGGCATCTGTCGCGCAAAATTTGACCGATCTGATCGGCAATACTCCGCTGCTCCAATTGAACAATTATATGAAAAGCCATCTACTCGAAGCGCGGCTTTTGGCTAAGCTCGAGTATTTCAATCCGGCCGGAAGCGTGAAAGACCGGATCGGCTTCGCTATGATTAAAGATGCGGAGGAAAAAGGCCTGCTGCACAAAAACTCCGTCATCATCGAGCCGACGAGCGGCAATACCGGGGTAGGTCTCGCTTTTGCCGCCGCCGCGCTCGGATACCGGCTGATCATTACGCTGCCGGACACGTTCAGCATCGAACGCCGCAAGCTGCTCGTCGCGCTTGGCGCCGAGTTGGTGCTGACGCCGGGAAACGAGGGAATGAGGGGCGCGATCCGCAAGGCGGAGGAGCTTGCCGGCCAAATTCCCGGAGCGTTTATCCCGCAGCAGTTCAGCAATCCGGCCAACCCGGATATTCACAGGCGAACGACAGCTGAGGAAATATGGCGGGATACGGATGGCGAGGTCGATATTTTCGTTGGCGGCGTCGGCACCGGCGGAACGGTTACCGGCGTCGGCAGCGTGCTCAAAGAGCGCAAGCCGAAGGTGGAGGTCGTCGCGGTCGAGCCCCACGACTCGCCTGTGCTGTCGGGCGGCCAGCCGGGTCCGCATAAAATCCAGGGCATTGGCGCCGGCTTCGTCCCGCCCGTATTCGACCGTTCGGTCGTGGACGAAATCGTGCAGGTGAAAAACGAAGACGCCTTCGACACTTCGCGTAAGCTCGCCCGCACGGAGGGGCTTCTTGTCGGCATATCCTCAGGTGCGGCTGTCTTCGCCGCCGTGCAAATCGCCCGCCGCCCGGAAAATAAAGGCAAAACGATCGTCGTTTTGCTGCCCGACACCGGGGAGAGGTATTTGTCGACTCCGTTGTTCCAGGAAGGATGA